From the genome of Aeromonas hydrophila subsp. hydrophila ATCC 7966:
GGCTTTGCCGTGGCGCTCGGTCTGCTTGAACAAAAACTCAAAGCCACCAGCCACGAGGTGCAACCGGGTGAGCGGGTCGAGCTGCGCCATACCGGCATCCCCAATGAAATCCGGGTGATGATCGAACGCGAAGCGCGCCGCATGGCCGGTTACCGGCAGGGGCGGATCATCGCCGACGAATTCATGGCCCTGCTCGAAGGGGCGACCCAGCAGGATGTGGATCTGCGCATCCAGAGCTACCTCGATCAGCACGACGATCCGCGCCTCTCGGAGATCGTCAACAACCTCGCAAACGCCTGCCTCAACCGGGCGGCCGGCAAGGGAGAGGCGGTACATGGCTGACGAGGTTTTTTTCTACCGCCTCTCGCGCAAGTTCGTCGACGAGCAGTTCGATGTCCCCGAGGAAGCCAAGGAGGTGATGTACTACAGCCTCGCCATCGGCCACCACCTCGGCATCGTCGATTGCCTGCGAGCAGACCTGGTCTGCTCGCTGACCGGTTATCGCGACTGGGTAGCCAAGCTGCCAGAGGGGAGCGAGGCGCGCCGCAAAATGGAGGGATTTCTCACCTTTGGCGAGATCACCATCTATCGCGAGCACTGCCATATGCTGGCCTGCGCCTTCGACCGACTGCGCAAAGCCGACAATCTGCTCGATGAGCAGGAGCTGGGCTGGACCAATACCTTTATGGATCAGCTCACCGCCCTCTTTAACGACCCCCATATGTACCTGATGGTAAGGAGCCGCTGATGGGCTGCAATCTCGTGTTGACCGTGGGCAATGCCATGATGGGGGACGACGGTGCCGGCCCCTATCTCGCCGACAAGCTGCAGGCCGCCCCCCTGCCCGGCTGGATCCATATCGATGGCGGCATCGCGCCGGAAAATGTGGTCTACAAGGTGCGGGAGCTGCAACCGGAGCGGGTGGTGCTGGTAGATGCCGCCGAGATCGGCGAGAAGGCGGGTACCCTGCAGGTGATCCCCCCCGAGACCATCGCCGAGATGTTTATCTTCTCGACCCACAACATGCCGCTCAATTTCCTGATCGACGAGCTCAAAACCTTTGTACCCGAGGTGATCTTTGTCGGGGTGCAACCGGCCATAGTGGCGTTCTCCTTCCCGATGACCGAGATGGTGAGCGGCGCCATGGATTATCTTTACGATCACCTGGAAGAGGCTAAAGATAGCGAGTTGTTAATAAACCGGCTGACCCAGTGGAATATGACCAACGCGGCCACCGATTATTTGCCGGCTTGTTAACGGCAGCAGTCTGCGCTCCCTCTAAAGGCATATAAAAACGCCCGATGTTAAATTAAAAACATCGGGCTAATTGCCATGAAATTGATATGAATCAACGCGCGGATATTTTTCAGAAAATCGGCCAACTCGCTATTTTTAAACATAAAAAAGCGTTGCCAGTCACAGAAAATTGCCACAAAATGGTGGCCATTGCGGAAGCTGATGGGGTCTGGTGGCCTCCTCGGTCTTCAAAACCGATGAGAGCCGAGAAGGCTTTGGCAGGTTCGATTCCTGCCTCTTCCGCCAAATTTCATATATTGGAGAGAAACCGTCAATTATGTTTCAGGCTGGTTGGCGACTGTTTCACATATTGTTCTAACAAGGCGCCTGTCGCATTGCCAATATAATCTGAATGCGCTCCGACACCCTTATTTTTCTGCTCAAACATTAATTTATCCATTCGCCTTTTTAATTAATTCATGAATGGCTAAAAGCAGCAAATAAGCAGCGTCGCAGCGGCCTTCCTCCGGCAAGGCGGCGTGCATGTCACTCCCACGCACAGCCCGGGTCATCTCATGCCAACTCCGTCTGACGTATCCTCCCTCGCCCCCAGCGCCTCTTATGCCGCGACTCCCGCAAACCAGCGCCGCTTGCCACAAGTGGAACAGCTGCTGCAGCAACCTTTTCTCGCTAGGTTTATCGAGGCGCTGAGCCGCCCGCTGGTGACCCAGGCGGTGCGCGACACCCTGAGTGAACTGCGCCAGAGTGAGACGTTTCGCCAGCATGGCGTCGCCTCTGAACGCCTTGAAGCGCTGATTGCCAAGCGCTGCCAGCAGCAGCTGCGCCAGCGTCAAACCCGGGTGATCAACGCCACCGGCACCCTGGTGCACACCAATCTGGGGCGCTCGCCGTTAAGTAGCGATCTGTGGGACGAGGTGCGCGACCTCAACACCGGTTACAACAATCTGGAGCTGGATCTCGCCACCGGCAAGCGCGGCGGGCGCAAGGGGCTGATCGCCCCCCTGCTCCGTTGCCTCACCCAGGCCGAGGATTCGCTGGTGGTCAACAACAATGCCGCGTCGCTCTTTTTGCTGCTGCAGGAGGTGGCCAAGGGGCGCGAGGTGATCGTCTCGCGCGGCGAGCAGATCCAGATTGGCGGCGGCTTTCGCATCCCCGACATTCTGGCCCTCTCCGGAGCCAAGCTGGTGGAGGTGGGCACCACCAATATCACGACCGCCAAAGATTACCTGGATGCCATCACCGATCAGACCGCGCTGGTGCTGATGGTGCACAGATCCAATTTCGCCATTCGCGGCTTTACCGAATCTGCCGACATCGGCGAGCTGGCCCACGCCCTGCCCGAGCACGTCGTACTGGCGGTGGATCAGGGCTCCGGCTTGACCACCGAAGAGTTTGCGCCGGACGAAACCTCGGTGCGCCAGTACATCAAGGCGGGGGTGGATCTGGTCTGCTACTCCGGCGACAAGCTCTTGGGCGGCCCGCAAGCGGGCATCATCAGCGGCCGAGCCGATCTCATCAAGCGGCTGGAAAAACATCCCATGATGCGCACCTTCCGCTCAAGCCGCATCATTCACTCCCTGCTTGAACGCCTGCTCATCCACAAGCTCAACAAATCCCCCGTCGGCGAGGGCATAGCCCAGCAAGTCTTAAGCAACCCGGCCGCCATGCAGGCGAGAGCCTCCCAGCTGATGGCCGCCCTGCCCGGCTGCTTTGTGCCGGTTCCCGCCCAGCTGGTGGTGGGCGGCGGCACCCTGCCGGACGAGTTCTACCCGGCGCCTGCGCTCGAATGCACCGACCCGCGTCCGGCCCAGCAGCTGCTCGATGATTTGCGCGAACTCCCGGTGCCGGTCATCGCCACCGTGCGCCAGCAGAAGGTGCTGCTCAATATGGCCACCCTGCTGCCGGCGGAGATGGAACAGTTGATCGCCCAACTCAGGGAATTGCTGCAGCCCGCCCCGTTCAATGCAACAAATGCGACCGAGGAGCCCTGATCCCATGACCTCCTATCGCGCCGTTATCGGCCTTGCCGGCCATGTTGATCACGGCAAGACCTTGCTGATCAAGGCGCTCACCGGCATCACCACCGCCCGTGCCCACGAGCAGGCCATCGGCATGACCCAGGATCTCGGCTTTGCCCACTTCGACGACGGTCAGGGCAACACCATAGGTGTCATCGACGTGCCCGGCCACGAGCGCTATATCCGCAACATGGTGGCGGGGCTCTGGAGTCTGGATCTGGTGCTGCTGGTGATTGCCGCCGACGAGGGGTGGATGCCGATGACCGGCGATCACCTGCGCCTGCTCAAGGCGATGGGGGTACCGCGTCTGCTGGTCTGCATCAACAAGTGCGATCTGGTAACGCCCGACGAGCTTTTACTGCTTGAAGAGAGCCTGCTGGAGCGGGTGATGGACGAGAGCGGCATGGTGCCCGACATCGTCAGCGTCAGCGCCAAGACCGGTGCCAATATGGCCGCCCTGCACACCGCCATCGTGCGCCAGTTGGGGGATATGGCCGAGCATCATGCCCCCCGCGAACAGGCTGCCCCGCGCCTCTATGTAGACAGGGTCTTTACCGCCAACGGCACCGGCACCGTGCTCACCGGCACCCTGCAGCAGGGCAGCCTCAAGGTGGGGGACAAGCTGCGCCTCTACCCCGCCGATCGGGAGGTGCAGGTGCGCTCCCTGCAGGCCTATCATCAGAGCGTCGACGAGATCGGCGCCGTCTGCCGAGTGGCGGTAGGCCTTAAAAAGGTGCCCCACAAGGAGGTGGCCCGCGGCCACTGCCTGACCAGCGCTGCCGGCCAGTGCGAGGCGGCAACCCACCTTATCGTGCGACTCTGCGAGGTCGGCGGCAGCATCCGGGAACAGCGCAACCGCGAAGTGGAAGTGGCCCTCGGCAGCTGGCATGGCCGGGCGCGCTTTGTGCCAATAAAAGATACCCGGCTGGCACGACTGATCTTTGCCAGCCCCATTCCCTGCTTCTTTGGCCAGCCGCTTGCCATCATTCGCCACGGCAGCAGCGAACTGCTGCACGGCGCCCGCATCGTCTGGTGCGGCGACATCCATCCCGCCAGACGCAAAACGCTGCACGCCCTGCTGGGCGAGCTGCCTGATGACTTGGATCGCTACAACCCGGCCACCCTGCAACTGGGGCTCAACGGCTATGTGGCGGCCAGCCGCTTTGACCAGCGGCCCGAGCAGGTCACCCCCCTCGGTGAGTGGCTGCTGGATAACTGCTGGCTGGCCCAGAGCCGCGACCAGCTGCTCGCCACGCTGGCCAGCGAACCGCTTAGCGCCGCAGAGCTTGCGACCCGCTTTGGCATCGCCCTGCCGGTCATTCAAGCCCTGCTCCAGCAGCTCAAGAGCGAGCAGCTCATTCGCCTGCACCATGACAAGTGGCAACCGGGCAGCGGCGAGTCGGAAGATGATCTGGGGGAAGAGGCACAGCTGGTGCTCAAGGTGGTGCGAGATCAAGGCAAGGAGGGGTACGAGCCCGGTAAACTGGGCCCCGGCGGCGTGGAGCTGGATCCCTTTATCACCCGCAAGCTGCCCGCGGCCCTGCAGCAGGGCCTGCTACAAAAAGGCGCGTTGCAAAAGCAGCTGCGCAACCTGGCGCGACTCAAGTATCTGGTGCAGCTCGATGGCCCCATCTACTACGACGCCGCCCTTTACAACCAGATGGTCGCCGCCGTGCTGGCGGGCCAGCAGGTGGGAGACCTGATCGACATGGCATCCTTCAAGGAGATCACCGGTTTGTCGCGTAAATACGCCATTCCGTTCTGCCTGCGCATGGAGATGGATG
Proteins encoded in this window:
- the selB gene encoding selenocysteine-specific translation elongation factor → MTSYRAVIGLAGHVDHGKTLLIKALTGITTARAHEQAIGMTQDLGFAHFDDGQGNTIGVIDVPGHERYIRNMVAGLWSLDLVLLVIAADEGWMPMTGDHLRLLKAMGVPRLLVCINKCDLVTPDELLLLEESLLERVMDESGMVPDIVSVSAKTGANMAALHTAIVRQLGDMAEHHAPREQAAPRLYVDRVFTANGTGTVLTGTLQQGSLKVGDKLRLYPADREVQVRSLQAYHQSVDEIGAVCRVAVGLKKVPHKEVARGHCLTSAAGQCEAATHLIVRLCEVGGSIREQRNREVEVALGSWHGRARFVPIKDTRLARLIFASPIPCFFGQPLAIIRHGSSELLHGARIVWCGDIHPARRKTLHALLGELPDDLDRYNPATLQLGLNGYVAASRFDQRPEQVTPLGEWLLDNCWLAQSRDQLLATLASEPLSAAELATRFGIALPVIQALLQQLKSEQLIRLHHDKWQPGSGESEDDLGEEAQLVLKVVRDQGKEGYEPGKLGPGGVELDPFITRKLPAALQQGLLQKGALQKQLRNLARLKYLVQLDGPIYYDAALYNQMVAAVLAGQQVGDLIDMASFKEITGLSRKYAIPFCLRMEMDGWVRREENERRVLRLPATQDEMELA
- the selA gene encoding L-seryl-tRNA(Sec) selenium transferase, whose translation is MPTPSDVSSLAPSASYAATPANQRRLPQVEQLLQQPFLARFIEALSRPLVTQAVRDTLSELRQSETFRQHGVASERLEALIAKRCQQQLRQRQTRVINATGTLVHTNLGRSPLSSDLWDEVRDLNTGYNNLELDLATGKRGGRKGLIAPLLRCLTQAEDSLVVNNNAASLFLLLQEVAKGREVIVSRGEQIQIGGGFRIPDILALSGAKLVEVGTTNITTAKDYLDAITDQTALVLMVHRSNFAIRGFTESADIGELAHALPEHVVLAVDQGSGLTTEEFAPDETSVRQYIKAGVDLVCYSGDKLLGGPQAGIISGRADLIKRLEKHPMMRTFRSSRIIHSLLERLLIHKLNKSPVGEGIAQQVLSNPAAMQARASQLMAALPGCFVPVPAQLVVGGGTLPDEFYPAPALECTDPRPAQQLLDDLRELPVPVIATVRQQKVLLNMATLLPAEMEQLIAQLRELLQPAPFNATNATEEP
- the hycI gene encoding hydrogenase maturation peptidase HycI translates to MGCNLVLTVGNAMMGDDGAGPYLADKLQAAPLPGWIHIDGGIAPENVVYKVRELQPERVVLVDAAEIGEKAGTLQVIPPETIAEMFIFSTHNMPLNFLIDELKTFVPEVIFVGVQPAIVAFSFPMTEMVSGAMDYLYDHLEEAKDSELLINRLTQWNMTNAATDYLPAC
- a CDS encoding formate hydrogenlyase maturation HycH family protein, with translation MADEVFFYRLSRKFVDEQFDVPEEAKEVMYYSLAIGHHLGIVDCLRADLVCSLTGYRDWVAKLPEGSEARRKMEGFLTFGEITIYREHCHMLACAFDRLRKADNLLDEQELGWTNTFMDQLTALFNDPHMYLMVRSR